In Papaver somniferum cultivar HN1 chromosome 9, ASM357369v1, whole genome shotgun sequence, the genomic stretch ATCCATCATAGATATCACAATCTTCAGTAGCTCCATCATATCCACCAAGTAGTCCATCATTAGAGTCGCACATTAAGTCATCGGTATTATATCCATCATATTCAGAGTCAGTTGGATAAGTAGATTTGCGTCGAGAGGTACAAGCACCTTTACTAACAACTGGCCTACTTTCTTCACCAACAATATCCTGCAAATTATCCAAAGTAACATTATCGCCTTCTACAGCCAAGTCATCCAAATTCTTTAAAGCCAACCATTCATCATCGTCATCACGCTCATCCATAAAAATAGGATCACGAGCTTTCAGATCATCATTATATTCACGGATTTCTTTGTATCGATGCTCCAATTTCTTGTTATATTGGATAAAGACACTATCATTCAATTTCTGTTGTTTTATGCGATTTCGCTTCTTTGAGTGCAACTGAAAGACGAAAGAATAATAGGTAAATATGCAATGAAACAAGAAAGATAAATAGGTAAACTAACTGTTTCATGCTTTGCTGCTTGTTGTGATAAGAAGAAATAGGTTTACAGGCATCTCATGTTCCTTGTTCAACAACAATATTACTAATCAGTGCAAGTAAGACTCAACAAGATTAGAATACTTACATTCTGAAACGTGCTCCAGTTTCGCTCACACGAGGAAGCAGAACAAGTAAGACTCAATACCATGATTGCAAATTTTTGTAGGTTTGGGGCATCGATTCCTCCATATGTAATCCACCAATCATCTGTCATAAACACGGAAAAAATAGTTATACAAATGCAAAGTTAACACAAACGTAATCAAACCTTCAACTTACATAACAAATAAACTTTCGAGGTTGATCTTTATCTCTTCTTTTTTTGCAAGTCGGAGTTCCCAAAATCCCGTAAGCATCACTATAGACTCTCAATTCAGTTGTAGCTTTCTCAAGTTCATCTTCATTATGAATAAGCCTTTGCATTGATGTATGAAGTCCCCTTTTGATTTCTATGTACTTAGGATCATTATCAATTAAATGAGCAGGGATCTTGTAGAATATGGAAGGATTTAAATAATATGCAGCACAGTATAGAGCATGATTGAAGTTACTCTTCCATCTTTTATCAAAGATAGCCTTAATTATAGCCCAAGTATTATCATCTTCACTGAAATTCTTCTCGAGTTTCTCCCTTGCTATCCTCATTGCTTCATAAAAACAAGGTATTGTAGGTTTGCGCTCGATATCCACTAACCTTACAACCTTAAGTAAAGGCTTTAGCACTCTACAAGAATAATCAACATCTTCCCAAAATGTACCGTTTGTAATAATTTTAAGTGCATTAATTCCCAAATTTTCTTTTGCAAACCTCATTTTCAACCacttatcattcacaaacattatCTGCAAATGATTTTTATACCTTCGAAGACTTTCTAGTGTGTAGTAGTGAGTTGAAAATCTAGTCCTTGTAGACCTATGTAATTCTCCATCGATCATCTCCCTCATTAAGCTCAATACTTGAAAATGAGCATAAATATATGTAACGAGCCTCTTACCTAAAATGACGGATGTCTTGATTCGTGGAAGCTTGTCACCAAGTTGTTCAAGCATCAACTGAACACAATGAGCACCACAAGGAGTCCAAAACATATTTGGGTATTCAAGCATTAAATCTTTCCCTGCCTTTTTAAAATTTGAACCATTATTCGTAATGAACTGCACTATATTTTCTTCGCCAACATCGTTAATTACTTCCTTTACAAGCCCACGTATGAAATTAGCATCATTGGTTCTGTTTGACGCATCCAAAGACTTCAAAAAAACTGTCCCTTTCGGACAATTCACCAAAAAGTTAATAAGATGTCGCTTTTTCCCATCCGTCCAGCCATCAGACATGATAGAACATCCAAACCTCTTCCAATGTTCCCTAAATGTATCAacaaatttctttatttcttgtaaCTGGTCCTTGAAAAGATTATTACGAATCTGATGGTAAGATGGCGGGGGCATAGCTTTCCCATAGTCGTCTATTGCATAGATCATTTCTTTGAAACTCGGGAAACGAACGGTGTTAAATGATACTGAATTCTCAGTCATCCATGCTGAAATGCATTTCCATGCAATCTTCATTAACTTCTCTTTCACAGCTGAGTCTCTTTCAAGAGTGGCATGCTGAGTTTTCTGGTGGTATGTCTTCATATATAAATTAATTGGACCTCTACTATTACTTTGACTTATCCGCTTTCTCTTTGCCTGATTCTGAGAAACTAGTTGACTGGCACCAGCACCACCACTGCCCATATTGCCCTCAGTTTCAACTTCTTGTTCCTCAACATTGGTCTCGGCATCAGAGCCTTCATCTGAGTTGTTTGCACGCCGGTACGCTAAATCAATGTTATACCTATGAGCTTTTTTGGTCCTCTTTACAGAATACACCAGACTAACTTTGTTCATAATGGCAATTGCCACATTTGGACATGATGAAACATTCCCTTTAATATGTAAAAGATGCTCCTTAAGCCTAGTGATTCCACCACCACGGATTAATTTGTTACATAACAAACAAGTAATTATATTTTGATTCACTAGGTCTTGGCGTTCACCCCATTCCCATGCCGGATCTTTAATTTGAGTAGCCGTAGAAGAGGGCAATGAACCACAGGTAGAGTTTGTGGTATTTGAATTTGATGCATTAGAATAATCCATAATCACAACCTACAAGAGAAATGAAACAAATTAAAT encodes the following:
- the LOC113311823 gene encoding uncharacterized protein LOC113311823, coding for MGVLLMVVIMDYSNASNSNTTNSTCGSLPSSTATQIKDPAWEWGERQDLVNQNIITCLLCNKLIRGGGITRLKEHLLHIKGNVSSCPNVAIAIMNKVSLVYSVKRTKKAHRYNIDLAYRRANNSDEGSDAETNVEEQEVETEGNMGSGGAGASQLVSQNQAKRKRISQSNSRGPINLYMKTYHQKTQHATLERDSAVKEKLMKIAWKCISAWMTENSVSFNTVRFPSFKEMIYAIDDYGKAMPPPSYHQIRNNLFKDQLQEIKKFVDTFREHWKRFGCSIMSDGWTDGKKRHLINFLVNCPKGTVFLKSLDASNRTNDANFIRGLVKEVINDVGEENIVQFITNNGSNFKKAGKDLMLEYPNMFWTPCGAHCVQLMLEQLGDKLPRIKTSVILGKRLVTYIYAHFQVLSLMREMIDGELHRSTRTRFSTHYYTLESLRRYKNHLQIMFVNDKWLKMRFAKENLGINALKIITNGTFWEDVDYSCRVLKPLLKVVRLVDIERKPTIPCFYEAMRIAREKLEKNFSEDDNTWAIIKAIFDKRWKSNFNHALYCAAYYLNPSIFYKIPAHLIDNDPKYIEIKRGLHTSMQRLIHNEDELEKATTELRVYSDAYGILGTPTCKKRRDKDQPRKFICYLHSKKRNRIKQQKLNDSVFIQYNKKLEHRYKEIREYNDDLKARDPIFMDERDDDDEWLALKNLDDLAVEGDNVTLDNLQDIVGEESRPVVSKGACTSRRKSTYPTDSEYDGYNTDDLMCDSNDGLLGGYDGATEDCDIYDGSNNFD